In the genome of Streptomyces sannanensis, the window CCGACGCCGTACCGCTGCTGCGTGGCGAACAGCTCGTTGAGCGCGGTCGCCGTGCGGGCGGCGTGCCGCTCGAAGCGGCCCTCGCCCACCCACTCCTCCGCGATGACGTGGAGGGTGGTGCGCCAGCTGCCGCTGTAGTCCTCCGGGTCGATCGGCGGGATGTCGCTGCCGAAGATCGCGAACGCGGCGGCCTGGGCGGCGGCTTCCGTGCCGGGCTGGAGCGGGGTCATCGTCGTGGCCATGTGGCCTCCCTCGACTGTGGTCCGGGCTGTCCGGCTCCCCTTCACCGCCCGTCCCGGCCGCCGTGGTGCAGCGGCCGGTGCGGGCGGATCAGGCAGCCGCCAGAACGGATCAGGAGGCGTTGCCGGCCCGCTGGCGGGCGGCGCGGCGCTTCATGGAGCGGCGCTCGTCCTCGCTGAGGCCGCCCCAGACGCCGGTGTCCTCGCCGTGCTCCAGCGCCCACTGGAGGCAGGTCTCCATCACGGGGCAGCGGCGGCAGACGGCCTTGGCCTCCTCGATCTGGAGCAGCGCCGGGCCGGTGTTGCCGATGGGGAAGAACAGCTCGGGGTCCGCGTCGGCGCAGGCCGGGCGGGGCCGGACGGGCGCAGCGGTGGAGATGGCGCCGTAGCCGTAGGGGGCGGTGCGTACGATGGTCTGCATAAGGGCCTCCCAGAAGGTCCGGTAGTACGAAGCGGCCCCGGGGGTGCGACCCCGGGGCTGTTCTGTGTCGACGGCCGGAAGGGCCGGAGCGGGGTGACATCCCGACGCTCTCCGCCGACCCCGCCGGTGAGGGCAGGGACGACGGGCGATGCCGGGGGTCAGCGGCGCTGCTGCTTGGACTGGCGTGCGCGGTAGGCGTCCTGGAGCCGGGCGAAGCGCTGGTGGATCGGCGCTCCCTCCGGGCAGTCCTGGCCGGCCTGGCAGGCCGCGCAGTCGTTGGTGTGGTTGGTGGAGTCCTGGAACGCCTTCATGTAGCGGCGGTACAGGTCGTCCGAAGGCTTAGCCATCAGCGGACCTTCCGTGCAGCTGCGATCAGCTGGCCCAGGGCCTGGCAGGCGTTGCAGGTCCAGTAGGTGACACCGAACCAGCCGCCACAGCGGTCGCACTGCCACTGACCGCCGTTGCCGTGCGGCTGGAGAGCGGGCAGGGTGGTCGCGCCCCGCACCGTGAACAGAATGAGGAGCCGCGGGTAGCGCCCCTCGGTCTCGTCCGGCTCGTAGCCCTTCTCGTTGTCCTCACGTTCGAGGTCTTCGATCAGTCCGCCGGTTACGGATGCCATCATGGTGATCACAGGGCCTCCCAACAGGTCCTTGACGGCCCCAGGGATTGCGCCCCTGGGGCCGTCGTCTCTCGGCTGTCGTACGAGCAGCCACGGCCGCCCCCATCCCGACGCTTCGGGGTGGGGGCGGCCGTGGTTGTTCGTCGTGTTATCGCTGAGTGGCCAGCTGCCGCTGGCGGGCCTGCGTCGCGATACGGCGTACTTTTTGGCGCAGCATCAGTCCGTAGTCGCAAGGACGGTTGGTGCGGCACTTGCGGCAGCCGGCCTGGTGAGCGAGGAACCCGTTGACAACGCTGGGCTCGGGGACGCCCATCCGGCTCACGGGCTGCGAGACGGCGGGCTGTGGCTTACGCACGACGTTCGTAGCGCGGCGGAACTTCGCGGTGGCCTCTGCGGCCAGGAGTCGCTCACCCCATTCCTCGATCGGGATGTCGAACTCGATGCGGCGCGCGCTGCCAGGGCAGCGGGGCGCCTTGCCGCCTCGATCGGTGCGGTCCAGGTGATGGGTCTTGATCATGCGGCGCTGGATCGGGTGCCAGCGGTTGCAGTCCGGGCAGACGACAGAACGGCGTTCGCCCTCTCGAAGGTTGATGTCCTCAGGCCGGAGCTGGCTGAGCAGGAGCGGGGTACGGGTGCTGGGACGCAAGGGAACTCCCTGGTAACGCGAGAAGGAAACTGCGATGCGTTCTCCGTCTGCCGCGACCGAAGCCGCGACAGGTGGGCAGCGCATCGCTGCTCTGCATGGGGTGGAGCCGTGCCGGGCGACCTCGTGACCTATCGGTCCGTCAACTCGGCTGATTCAACTGTTGTGCTGGTAGGGACCCAAGGTCCGGCTCCCACATCCGGTGCCGCCCGAGGGCGGTTCCGGGTGAGGGAGCCGAGTCCGAAGACCCGGCGGGGTGCGGGGCGTCAGGCCGCGATCGGGAGGGGCGTGGCGGCCGGCGGCGCGATGCGCAGCTGCGCGGCGTAGGGGAGGAACACGTCGACCAGGCGCTCACGGACCAGCTCGGCGATCGACGGGTCCGTCGCGACGATGTCCCGGGCCGCGTCCATGCGGGCGGCGATCTCTGCGCCGGCCTCGTCACGCAGGCGGGAGTACGAGGTCTTCGGCCCGGCCACGATCGCGGCGGCGTACCGGCGCATCTCCCTCGGCGTGCCCGCCGGCTCGTACATCTCCAGCGGCGTCCCGAACGCCACGTCCAGGTCCACGTCGTCCCCAAACTCGGGGAGCGGCACCTCAACGGCGTCCAGGAGGGCGAGGGTCTCGGCGTCGAAAACCTCGGCGAGGCCGGCGGCGGGGGCGGAGACGAAGGCGTTCATGGGGTGGTGCTCCCTTCGTGGAGCGGGGCCGGTTGGTCCCGACGTGGCGCTTTGCCGACCGATCAACCTTATCGACATAGCTAACTTAGCTGATACAGTCTGGGGCGTGTCAAGCGGTTCGTTGATGGAGCTAGCTTCCCTAGCTAAGTTGAGGGGGTCGTCCTACGATGTCGCTCATGAGTAACGAGGCCGTTCAGCCGTACCAACGGATCGCCCAGGACTACGGCGAGAAGATCCGCCAGGGGCGACTCGCAGCCGGTACGAAGCTTCCTGGCATCCGGGAGCTTTCGGAGGAGTACGGCGTCGCGGCGGGCACAGTGCAGCGAGCCCTTACCGAGCTGCGAAACGCTGGACTGATCTACTCCCATCAGGGTCG includes:
- a CDS encoding WhiB family transcriptional regulator, which translates into the protein MQTIVRTAPYGYGAISTAAPVRPRPACADADPELFFPIGNTGPALLQIEEAKAVCRRCPVMETCLQWALEHGEDTGVWGGLSEDERRSMKRRAARQRAGNAS
- a CDS encoding winged helix-turn-helix domain-containing protein, translated to MSNEAVQPYQRIAQDYGEKIRQGRLAAGTKLPGIRELSEEYGVAAGTVQRALTELRNAGLIYSHQGRGSFVSNSSGNAGQDPTTLAIKALESQVAELSARLDKLEQGRDD